The window GTCGTCAGTCGGTTCAGTCATGGGTCACCCAACGGGGCTGACGGATTTAACGTTACCTCACGTAATCCACTTACCGACTGACATCCTCCCACGGCTAAAGCCGTGGGGTTCCCCCACTGGGGGTTGAACCCACGGATACGGAGAGGTTCGCAGGTTCGTCGTCACGTTGGACGATGACCTGCGTTTCGGACTGTGCCAGTACAGCCCCCGCCTCGGACAGCGGTTTCGAGAACTTGCCCAAGGCTCGTTTGCCGATATTCAGCGCACCGTTTTTGTCCGCGTTGTCGTCCAGTCCACACGCAGGACACTTGAACCGCCCCTGCGTCTCGCGGTCGCCTTCGCAGGTACAACGGTTGCACGTCTTCGACGTGTCGTATTCTTTGACCAACTGTACGTCGATACCCGCGTCGTGGGCCTTGTACTCGATGTAGTTCAAGAGGCGGGCGAACGGCATCTTGTGGGTCTTGTCGTTGACGTACCGTCCCTTGTCGTTGTCCTTACGAATCCCACCAAGGTCGCCCACGACGATAACTGCGTTCCGCTCCTCGGCGTCCTCCACAATCTGTCGAGCAATCTTGTGGAGGCGGTCGTCCACCTTCCGCGCTTCCGCGTCACCGATTTGCTCAACCACCTGTTGCCCCTGTCGAGGTTTCGCCTTCCCGATGGACTTTCGGAGTTGCTTGTAGTGTTCGCGGATACGGCGAACTTCCTCGCCGTAGAACGTGGTTTTGCGGTCAGAGAGGAACGCGCAGGTGGCGACCCACCGTGCGCCCATGTCGATAGCCAGTACGTCGTCATACTCGTCTCGAACAGTCACAGACCGCTTGACGACGAGATGAACGTACCAGTCACCGTCACGGCGCACCAACTCACTGTCCCGAATATCGCCCTCACGGATGAGTTGTTCGTCCTTATGCGGGAGGTAGGCGGGACACCAGATGGAGTTGCCCCGTCCACGCTCGGGGTCGAAGACAGGGACTTTGACCCACCACGACGAGAGAACGGTGTTCTCGTCGTGGGCTACGTCGAACACGTCGTTGCGGAGAACAACGGGTTGTTCGGTGTCGTGGTTCGGGTCTTTCTGTCGCTGGACTTTCGACGCCTGCTGTTTGGTCGCAGAGTAGAGGTCGGCGTCTCCACCGTGAACCTCGCGTTGGAACGCCTCGTACTCACGGGCGAGTAGGTCAGCCTTCCTGTTGGTCAGCGAGTGGAGTTTGACCCGCACCGTGGTCGAGACGTTTCGTTGCATGGCTATTCACCTGCTTGGGCGTCGATGTACTCTTCGATGACCTCGCTGGATACGTCACCCGCGCTCGACACGAAGTATGAGCGCGTCCACAGCGAGGGCAGGCCGAAGTCGAACTCGTCACGGAGGTGGCGCGAGGAGTAGCCCTTGACCTGTTGCATTATCTTGTTCGGCGCGAGCGTCGGGTCGCCCGTGATGAACAAGTGTACGTGGTCGGGGCGAATCGCCAACTCCAGTATCTCTAAGCCGAGTTCGTCGGCTTTCTCCTCGATGAGTTCTTCGAGACGGTCGTGTACCTCGCCTTCCAGTACCGATTTGCGGTACTTCGGGCACCAGATGAAGTGGTACTGGAGTTTGTGGACGTTGGTACGTTCCCTGTCGAACCCACGAGGCATCATCAGTATATAGAAACTATTCACCTAAAGATATTACGTAAGCATCTAACCACAGCCGTGGCTACGAACGTGG of the Halobiforma lacisalsi AJ5 genome contains:
- a CDS encoding RNA-guided endonuclease InsQ/TnpB family protein; translated protein: MQRNVSTTVRVKLHSLTNRKADLLAREYEAFQREVHGGDADLYSATKQQASKVQRQKDPNHDTEQPVVLRNDVFDVAHDENTVLSSWWVKVPVFDPERGRGNSIWCPAYLPHKDEQLIREGDIRDSELVRRDGDWYVHLVVKRSVTVRDEYDDVLAIDMGARWVATCAFLSDRKTTFYGEEVRRIREHYKQLRKSIGKAKPRQGQQVVEQIGDAEARKVDDRLHKIARQIVEDAEERNAVIVVGDLGGIRKDNDKGRYVNDKTHKMPFARLLNYIEYKAHDAGIDVQLVKEYDTSKTCNRCTCEGDRETQGRFKCPACGLDDNADKNGALNIGKRALGKFSKPLSEAGAVLAQSETQVIVQRDDEPANLSVSVGSTPSGGTPRL
- the tnpA gene encoding IS200/IS605 family transposase, with amino-acid sequence MPRGFDRERTNVHKLQYHFIWCPKYRKSVLEGEVHDRLEELIEEKADELGLEILELAIRPDHVHLFITGDPTLAPNKIMQQVKGYSSRHLRDEFDFGLPSLWTRSYFVSSAGDVSSEVIEEYIDAQAGE